In a genomic window of bacterium:
- a CDS encoding ROK family protein, with protein sequence MSGGAPGDRVGAMRLPALAVDLGGTKLLVGLVDHHGRVLARQRIATPPGGPAAVARAIRALARSLRADAGPVGGTIAGAGVAVAGPTDHERGVIYDPPNLAGWGRETSFGPLLARELEGTVQIENDANAAALGEAWVGAGRGVPDLVYITVSTGIGGGLILGGRLHRGANGTAGEIGHVVVDPDGPLCHCGNRGCLEALASGTALARQARDAVGRGAPTSLQALAAHPGELTAATIAAAARAGDALAVRLYREAGTRIGVALGNLVALLNPKMIIVGGGVSNAGDLLFRPLRDAIRTRVYPRPALEVVVVAPAALGDDVGIIGAAALVYSRAADRA encoded by the coding sequence GTGAGCGGCGGCGCTCCGGGCGATCGCGTTGGGGCGATGCGTCTCCCCGCGCTCGCGGTCGACCTCGGCGGGACCAAGCTCCTCGTCGGCCTGGTGGATCATCACGGACGTGTATTGGCCCGACAGCGCATCGCGACGCCGCCTGGGGGACCGGCGGCGGTGGCTCGCGCGATCCGGGCCCTCGCCCGCTCGCTTCGGGCGGACGCGGGTCCGGTGGGTGGGACTATCGCCGGTGCGGGCGTGGCGGTGGCCGGACCCACCGACCACGAGCGCGGCGTGATCTACGATCCGCCGAACCTCGCAGGGTGGGGACGGGAGACGTCCTTTGGGCCGCTCCTTGCGCGCGAACTCGAGGGGACGGTTCAGATCGAGAACGACGCCAACGCGGCGGCGCTCGGAGAGGCGTGGGTCGGGGCGGGGCGCGGCGTGCCCGACCTCGTGTACATCACCGTCTCGACCGGCATCGGAGGCGGGCTCATCCTTGGCGGGCGGCTGCACCGGGGAGCCAACGGGACGGCGGGAGAGATCGGGCATGTCGTCGTCGATCCGGATGGGCCGTTGTGTCACTGCGGAAATCGCGGGTGTCTGGAGGCGCTCGCATCGGGGACCGCGCTCGCGAGACAGGCCCGAGACGCGGTCGGACGTGGGGCGCCGACATCGTTACAGGCGCTCGCCGCGCATCCCGGCGAGCTCACGGCCGCGACCATCGCCGCCGCCGCGCGCGCGGGGGATGCACTCGCCGTGCGCCTCTACCGCGAGGCCGGCACGCGCATCGGGGTTGCGCTGGGTAACCTGGTCGCGCTCCTCAACCCGAAGATGATCATTGTGGGCGGCGGGGTCAGCAACGCCGGCGACCTGCTGTTCCGCCCCCTTCGCGACGCGATTCGCACGCGCGTCTACCCGCGGCCGGCGCTAGAGGTCGTGGTGGTGGCCCCCGCGGCCCTGGGAGACGACGTCGGCATCATCGGTGCGGCTGCGCTCGTCTACTCGAGAGCCGCGGACCGGGCGTAG
- a CDS encoding ABC transporter permease, with the protein MSMQLAAPAGATAGLLAWRRGIAGRRWGLGVGLVLVVLATAAAIGAPLLAPHSPLAADLRARLTPPAWLTPGSPYLLGTDAIGRDMLSRIIYGARISLEVGLLSVLLSSLAGTALGLLSGFYGGWFDEVVMRVADLQLSFPFILFAIVVIVVLGPGLNRIIFVLAATQWAQYARVVRSETLAVRETDYILAARAIGVADRRIIWRHVLPNALGAVMVLATLSIANNILLEASLTFLGLGVDPTIPSWGGMLADSRNYIQTAWWDSTFPGVAIMLTVMGFNLVGDWLRDRLSPDLR; encoded by the coding sequence ATGAGCATGCAACTTGCCGCCCCAGCGGGAGCCACGGCGGGGTTGTTGGCGTGGCGGCGCGGCATCGCCGGCCGGAGGTGGGGATTGGGGGTCGGCCTCGTCCTCGTGGTGCTGGCCACCGCGGCTGCGATCGGGGCGCCTCTTCTGGCTCCCCACAGCCCGCTTGCTGCAGACCTTCGAGCCCGTCTCACCCCGCCCGCCTGGCTCACGCCGGGTTCCCCCTACCTCCTCGGGACCGACGCGATCGGCCGCGACATGCTCAGCCGGATCATCTACGGGGCGCGGATTTCTCTCGAGGTTGGCCTCCTCTCGGTGCTGCTGTCGTCGCTCGCCGGCACCGCGCTCGGTCTGCTGAGCGGATTTTACGGCGGGTGGTTCGATGAGGTGGTGATGCGGGTCGCGGACCTGCAGCTCAGTTTCCCTTTCATCCTCTTCGCGATCGTCGTGATCGTCGTCCTGGGCCCGGGGCTCAACCGGATCATCTTTGTCCTGGCGGCCACACAGTGGGCTCAGTATGCAAGGGTTGTCCGCAGCGAGACCCTCGCGGTCCGCGAAACCGATTATATCCTGGCGGCCAGGGCGATCGGGGTGGCGGACCGGCGCATCATCTGGCGGCACGTCCTCCCGAACGCCCTCGGCGCGGTGATGGTGCTCGCTACGTTGAGCATCGCCAACAACATCCTCCTCGAGGCGTCGCTGACGTTCCTCGGGCTCGGGGTCGATCCGACCATCCCCTCATGGGGCGGCATGCTCGCCGACAGCCGGAACTACATCCAGACGGCCTGGTGGGATTCCACGTTCCCCGGAGTGGCGATCATGCTCACCGTCATGGGCTTCAACCTCGTCGGCGACTGGCTGCGGGACCGGTTGAGCCCGGACCTCCGCTGA